One window of Mycoplasma parvum str. Indiana genomic DNA carries:
- a CDS encoding DNA gyrase/topoisomerase IV subunit B, with protein sequence MNIEDQNGQNKLNTSTYDDSSIQVLEGLEPIRKRPGMYIGSVGIEGLHHLIWEALDNAVDEVTAGYASQIKLTLEENHIVSVEDNGRGIPIGINSQTGLSNVVTIFTYLHAGGKFDNSSYKTSGGLHGVGIKCVNALSTFLEVNICREGKEIYTKFSNGGKVETEPSTIREGVTQTGTKIRWQPDFTVLDPNSYDLELIKERIKNLSFLNKNISFYLEDKRTGENIEFLSEQGLTDWIGEINQGTEVVHPIQNIFIDEKKIQRKGKTKIMKCEISFQYVSNRNSSIIHCFCNNIKTPLGGTHLEAVKEGILSCVREAAVEQRMIKNQYELIKDDIVAGISLVISLYYEEPSYKGQTKDSLISNEIKPILKEEVHQWLHKSFEEDVDSSKLLLEHIKREYLRRLHREEFNEMSKNVQQENLLGFAEKLADCTIKDRACSELYIVEGDSAGGSAKGARNREFQAILPIKGKLANASKNTKKILKNEEVANLINAIGCSYGSAFDIESLKYNKIILMTDADVDGSHIQVLILNFFYQYMKNLLESGHVYLARPPLYKASSRKETVYLFTDEEKEEFNNTKNKNRSFEISRFKGLGEMSPSQLWETTMDPKTRTLSQIKIEDDEEAQKTMEKLMGKKVKPRRKFIEDNYDKAMLDI encoded by the coding sequence ATGAATATAGAAGATCAAAACGGTCAAAATAAGTTGAATACTTCAACTTATGATGATAGCTCCATACAAGTTCTTGAAGGTCTTGAACCTATTAGAAAAAGACCTGGAATGTATATTGGTTCGGTTGGAATTGAAGGGTTACATCATTTAATTTGAGAAGCATTAGATAATGCAGTAGATGAAGTTACAGCCGGATATGCTTCTCAAATTAAATTAACTCTTGAAGAGAATCATATAGTTAGTGTAGAAGATAATGGAAGAGGAATTCCTATTGGAATTAACTCCCAAACAGGATTATCTAATGTAGTAACTATATTTACTTACCTCCATGCTGGGGGTAAGTTTGATAATTCTAGCTATAAAACTTCAGGAGGACTTCATGGTGTAGGTATTAAATGTGTAAATGCCCTTTCCACTTTTTTGGAAGTAAATATATGTAGAGAAGGAAAAGAGATTTACACTAAATTCTCTAATGGTGGTAAGGTAGAAACTGAACCTTCCACTATTAGAGAAGGAGTAACACAAACAGGCACAAAAATAAGATGACAACCAGACTTTACTGTTTTAGATCCTAATTCTTACGATTTGGAACTTATTAAAGAAAGAATAAAAAATCTTTCTTTCCTTAATAAAAACATTTCTTTTTATCTAGAAGATAAAAGAACAGGAGAAAATATAGAGTTTTTATCTGAGCAAGGATTGACAGATTGAATAGGAGAAATAAATCAAGGGACTGAAGTAGTTCATCCCATTCAAAATATTTTTATTGATGAAAAAAAGATACAAAGGAAAGGGAAAACAAAAATAATGAAATGTGAAATTTCATTTCAATATGTATCTAATAGAAATAGCTCAATAATTCATTGTTTTTGTAATAATATAAAAACTCCTCTAGGTGGTACTCACTTAGAAGCGGTAAAAGAAGGGATTCTTTCTTGTGTCAGGGAGGCTGCAGTCGAACAAAGAATGATTAAGAATCAATATGAATTGATTAAAGATGATATAGTTGCTGGAATTAGTTTAGTAATATCCCTTTATTATGAGGAACCCTCATATAAAGGACAAACTAAAGATAGCTTAATTAGTAACGAAATAAAGCCAATATTAAAAGAAGAAGTTCATCAATGACTTCATAAGTCATTTGAAGAAGATGTAGACAGTTCTAAATTACTATTAGAACATATAAAAAGAGAATATCTTAGAAGGCTACATAGAGAAGAATTTAATGAAATGAGTAAAAATGTTCAACAGGAAAATTTATTAGGTTTTGCGGAAAAATTAGCTGATTGTACTATTAAGGATAGAGCTTGTTCAGAGCTCTATATAGTAGAAGGAGACTCTGCCGGAGGTTCAGCTAAAGGGGCTAGAAATAGAGAATTTCAAGCAATTTTACCTATAAAAGGTAAATTAGCTAATGCAAGCAAGAATACTAAGAAAATACTAAAGAATGAGGAAGTAGCTAATTTAATAAATGCAATTGGTTGTTCTTATGGGAGTGCTTTCGATATCGAAAGCTTGAAATATAACAAAATCATTTTAATGACAGATGCAGATGTTGATGGCTCCCATATTCAAGTTCTTATCTTGAATTTTTTCTATCAATATATGAAGAATCTTCTGGAATCAGGTCATGTGTATTTAGCAAGACCTCCGTTATATAAAGCTTCATCACGTAAAGAAACAGTATATCTCTTTACTGATGAAGAAAAAGAAGAATTTAATAATACAAAGAATAAAAATAGATCTTTTGAAATTAGTAGATTTAAGGGATTAGGAGAAATGTCTCCCTCCCAACTATGGGAGACAACTATGGATCCTAAAACAAGAACTCTTTCTCAAATAAAAATAGAAGATGATGAGGAAGCACAAAAAACTATGGAAAAACTAATGGGCAAAAAAGTAAAGCCTAGAAGAAAATTTATTGAAGATAATTATGATAAGGCTATGTTAGATATTTAA
- a CDS encoding DNA gyrase/topoisomerase IV subunit A, which translates to MNDTSPSKISKILEIIASSKVEEGNITTTCDQSFLNYSLSVITSRALPDLRDGLKPVHRRILYAAYEERLFNEGRFKKSATLVGAVMGSYHPHGDKSIYDALVRLSQDFKMRYPLLEGQGNFGSIDGDAPAAMRYTEVKMSKLGQKFLEGIKEECVEFLDNYDGSKKEPSVLPIIAPSILLNGSEGIAVGMATKIPSHNLKEVCEAAIALIDNPQLEDERLIDYIKGPDFATGCEILGTEGIKKYLKEGIGKIWLRAKVELNKEKNQLIIREIPFGIVKSKLIKKIATLSTIEKKSKERKNAVLQRFILNIRDESNLKEGIRLIIQCREGSDLNAVLNNLYKYTALQTQYTFNLTLLNKGKPERMGVGGILRNYLIYQVEVLKRKTNFNLRKLEERIHLLEGRWVVVNDLQEVIRIITEEESPEEKIKSYFNDSKRENRILLSEKQIDDIFSLPLRQLKKIERKKLKDELDEKKESKEECLKMLSNEKEQFLKIKKDLKQLIGEFDKDRRKTQINDEQCYKIGKTELIPEENLIIKCTSDNYIGAVLLNEYRVYKGVSKGEESEHSEDRKWGVNSAVLVASSKESLYMFTNYGRVYKIEAHLVKVGEKKRWPKNPEKLDKRVNLKKGEKVVKIITFGGDVDTKNRNLFLVSKRGYIKRLKLENLRCIRKNGKLVKRMKEGDELGDVTIGREDGIIIIVTRKGKMIKFDTKKVKLRGRLSGGIRGIRLNQSVTDEVVGVNVGSSYGWDVIVTKSGQIKKVKSTLIKTKNRGGKGICVSRVGEEIAAALWVDEEDWTKFIVGTKNGKIVSVEWSNIPERKQRVSRGKDVIKLDKRKRDSIDFCIKT; encoded by the coding sequence ATGAACGATACGTCTCCCAGCAAGATTAGTAAAATTCTGGAAATTATTGCTTCCTCAAAGGTTGAGGAAGGGAATATTACTACTACTTGCGATCAATCATTCCTAAATTATTCCTTATCTGTAATTACTTCTAGAGCCCTTCCCGATTTACGGGATGGGCTAAAACCAGTTCACAGGAGAATATTATATGCTGCTTATGAAGAAAGATTATTTAATGAGGGTAGATTTAAAAAGTCTGCAACACTTGTGGGTGCAGTAATGGGATCTTATCATCCTCACGGTGATAAGTCCATTTATGATGCTTTAGTTAGATTAAGTCAAGACTTTAAAATGAGATATCCTTTACTAGAAGGTCAAGGGAATTTTGGCTCTATAGATGGAGATGCTCCGGCAGCTATGCGTTATACAGAAGTCAAAATGAGTAAATTAGGGCAAAAATTCCTGGAAGGAATTAAAGAGGAGTGTGTAGAATTTCTAGATAATTATGATGGCTCTAAAAAAGAGCCATCAGTATTACCTATTATAGCGCCTTCAATACTTCTTAATGGTAGCGAAGGAATTGCGGTTGGTATGGCAACTAAAATTCCTTCGCATAATTTAAAAGAAGTATGCGAGGCTGCAATAGCTTTAATCGATAATCCTCAACTAGAGGATGAAAGGTTGATTGATTACATTAAAGGTCCTGATTTTGCAACTGGTTGCGAAATTTTAGGTACTGAAGGCATTAAGAAATATCTTAAAGAGGGAATTGGGAAGATTTGATTACGGGCTAAAGTGGAATTGAATAAAGAGAAAAATCAATTAATAATTAGAGAGATTCCTTTTGGGATTGTTAAATCCAAATTGATTAAAAAAATAGCAACTCTTTCTACTATTGAAAAAAAGTCAAAAGAAAGAAAAAATGCTGTTTTACAACGTTTTATTTTAAATATTAGGGATGAATCTAACTTAAAGGAGGGAATTAGATTAATTATTCAATGTAGGGAGGGATCCGATTTAAATGCTGTTTTGAATAATTTGTATAAATACACAGCTTTACAAACACAATATACCTTTAACTTAACATTATTGAATAAGGGAAAACCTGAAAGAATGGGGGTTGGGGGTATTTTACGTAACTATTTAATTTATCAGGTTGAAGTTTTGAAGAGAAAAACCAACTTCAATTTGAGGAAATTGGAAGAAAGAATTCATCTTCTTGAAGGAAGATGAGTTGTTGTGAATGATTTACAAGAAGTAATACGCATAATTACAGAAGAAGAATCACCTGAAGAAAAAATAAAAAGTTATTTCAATGATTCTAAGAGAGAGAATAGAATTCTGCTTTCTGAAAAGCAGATTGATGATATTTTTTCTCTGCCTTTAAGGCAGCTGAAAAAAATAGAAAGGAAAAAATTGAAAGATGAATTAGATGAAAAAAAAGAAAGTAAGGAAGAATGCTTGAAGATGTTGAGTAATGAAAAGGAACAGTTTTTAAAGATTAAAAAAGACTTGAAACAATTGATTGGTGAATTTGATAAAGATCGAAGAAAAACTCAAATCAATGATGAACAGTGTTATAAAATTGGAAAAACTGAATTGATTCCAGAAGAAAACTTAATTATTAAATGTACTTCGGATAATTATATTGGTGCTGTTTTGCTAAATGAGTATAGGGTGTACAAAGGAGTAAGTAAGGGGGAAGAATCAGAACACAGTGAGGACAGGAAATGGGGAGTTAATTCTGCTGTTTTAGTTGCTAGCTCTAAGGAAAGCTTGTATATGTTTACTAATTATGGACGGGTTTATAAGATTGAAGCTCATTTGGTTAAGGTAGGAGAAAAGAAGAGATGACCAAAAAATCCGGAGAAATTAGATAAAAGAGTCAATTTAAAGAAAGGAGAAAAAGTTGTGAAAATTATCACATTTGGGGGAGATGTGGACACTAAAAATAGGAATTTATTTTTAGTGTCTAAACGAGGCTATATTAAGAGACTAAAGCTCGAGAATTTGAGATGTATTAGAAAGAATGGTAAACTTGTAAAAAGAATGAAAGAGGGTGATGAATTGGGGGATGTTACCATTGGAAGAGAGGATGGAATTATAATAATAGTTACTAGGAAGGGGAAAATGATTAAATTTGATACTAAGAAAGTTAAACTTAGAGGACGGTTGAGTGGAGGGATTAGAGGAATTAGACTCAATCAAAGTGTAACAGATGAAGTTGTTGGAGTAAATGTGGGAAGTAGTTACGGATGGGATGTTATTGTAACGAAAAGTGGTCAGATTAAAAAAGTGAAAAGCACACTGATTAAAACGAAGAATCGAGGAGGAAAAGGGATTTGTGTGAGTAGAGTGGGAGAAGAAATTGCTGCTGCGCTTTGAGTTGATGAAGAAGACTGAACAAAATTCATAGTTGGAACAAAGAACGGAAAAATTGTAAGTGTGGAATGAAGTAATATTCCGGAACGGAAACAAAGGGTATCGCGAGGGAAAGATGTAATTAAATTAGATAAACGTAAAAGAGATTCAATTGATTTTTGTATTAAGACTTAA